The DNA region AAAGCAGGATTAAAAACGATGCTCGGCTGCATGATCGAATCGAGTGTCTCAATCACGGCGGCCGCCCACCTCGCCGAACTGACTGACTACCTCGACATCGACGGCAATCTGCTGGTGACCAACGACCCCTACCGGGGCGCAAGTGCAAAGAACGGAATCATTTCCTTTGCCGAAACCCCCGAGCAAACAGGACTGCGGGTCAAACAAAGGACCTAGCATGGTTATCGACAATTGTCCGCCAGCAGCCCGAAAGCATGCGTTCGTGGAGGCGTCCGGACGGTAAAGACTGGCGGCGTTCTGGAGCGCCCGGAAAGAATCCGGGCTGTGCCGGGAAAGGTGTGCCCTTAAACGCACAGTTGACTCTGATTTTTCAGAAGATTAGTCTCCACACCGTTAGCCCAAAACAACGCATGGTGCACTTGCAGCCGCACTCGACAACGCTTATGAAAAAACCTCGCCTTCAAGAACGACTTTCATGGCTCAAGAACAAGATGTCGCGCCGGGCCTTTACGCTCATTGAGCTATTGGTGGTGATCGCCATCATCGCCATTCTGGCCGCGCTGCTTTTGCCGGCTTTGGCGAAGTCAAAGGATCAGGCGCAAATGACGGTTGACCGGAACAACGTGAAGCAAATCCTCTTATCGAGTCATCTGTATTCCCAGGACGATAACGACTATTTGGCGCACCCGACGTGGGGAGGCATTGATGGAGGCAGCCCGGGTCCCGACGGATGGGCGTACGCGACAAAAAACAATGGTCGAAGTGCTAGCTTGCCTGCCACTGCCGGAATCATTAGTGGTAATTGCGCGGGGCGGGACGTCAGTTCGACGCAGTTCAGCAATCAGATCTCGTTTTTCAAAATTGGCCAACTCGGACCTTACGTGAGCGATTATCACGTCATGTGGTGCCCGAAGGATGTGGCCACCCGGCATGTCGGCGACCCCAAAAAAATCGGAACACTTGCCTACAACTGGATACAGCGGCCGGTAAAAGTGACTTCTTACTGTTGGAATGGCACGATCGGAGGATACGTGGGCACCAAAGGAAGCGCATTCAACCCGGACGGCAGAACCTTCAAGGTAACGGATTTCCTCCCATCGACCGACTGGCAGTTCTGGGAGCAGAATGAAAGTGACCCTTTTTATTTCAACGACGCAGGCAACAACCCCGAGTCAATCGGTGAGACGATTTCCCTGCGTCACGCGGGAATTGCGAGCTGGTGGACGCTCCCGGTACTCACCGCAAGAAGCCTCAAAGGCGGCGCGCTGGTGGGCATGTTTGATGGTCACGGTGAACTTGTGCCGTGGAGCAGATGCCATGATCTGGTGACGAAGAAAATACCTGCGCCAAATGACATTTTGAACGGGCCGCGTTACAGGTAATCGCGACCCTCTGTTTATCCCGCCATCATGGACAAATCGGTCTGTCGCGCGGTTTTAATGGTATTTGTGCTGATTGCAGGCATCAGCGTGGGCTGCGGTCCAAAGAACCCTCCCGCCA from Candidatus Angelobacter sp. includes:
- a CDS encoding enolase C-terminal domain-like protein, which codes for SYLTAADVDRCAECYHGVNVKLMKTGGITGAVEALRAARKAGLKTMLGCMIESSVSITAAAHLAELTDYLDIDGNLLVTNDPYRGASAKNGIISFAETPEQTGLRVKQRT
- a CDS encoding prepilin-type N-terminal cleavage/methylation domain-containing protein, producing MKKPRLQERLSWLKNKMSRRAFTLIELLVVIAIIAILAALLLPALAKSKDQAQMTVDRNNVKQILLSSHLYSQDDNDYLAHPTWGGIDGGSPGPDGWAYATKNNGRSASLPATAGIISGNCAGRDVSSTQFSNQISFFKIGQLGPYVSDYHVMWCPKDVATRHVGDPKKIGTLAYNWIQRPVKVTSYCWNGTIGGYVGTKGSAFNPDGRTFKVTDFLPSTDWQFWEQNESDPFYFNDAGNNPESIGETISLRHAGIASWWTLPVLTARSLKGGALVGMFDGHGELVPWSRCHDLVTKKIPAPNDILNGPRYR